ACCGGAGAAAGTCTTCGCACTCCTGCATTTCCTGATTGGACAGCGCCCCATGATCTTGCTCGACCAAGGCCTGCCTGAGCGCCTGCATCAATTCGCCCAAGGCACTGGGAAGTTGGCGGCGAATGATCGAGTCAAGCGCTGGCGCTAGCGGAGTGGAAATCAAACGCACGCCTCCTGCATGTCATAGCGTTCCAGCTGAGACTATAGCTGCTTCCCGGCGTCTAGCAGAGCCCTTTGGCGCAGCCTAACCGGTCCTCGACTTGCCAGCGACCCGCTAACAATTTCCGTTGCCGACACCTGCCCATACAGACCGACTGCGCAGCTCGGACGCTGGCCGAGCAACTTCCGGCTCTGAATACAAAGCGCCATGAAAGCTACTCTATCGTCAGCTCAATTGGGTGGGAGGCTCTTTGCTTACAAGTACCCGCAACGGTCTATGAGCGCCAACATGTCGTCTGAATGGACCGCAGCGGCACGCTTCCGAGGATGCAAAGGAAACAACTCCAGCGCTAACCAGCAATGCCGAATACACGGAGGGGCTATGGCCGACAAACATGAGCAGGACGAGCAACCGCTGAGCCTATGGGCCACGCTGCAAAGCGTGTTGGCGGCCGCCTTTGGCGTGCAGAGCAGTAAGCGCCGGGCGCGCGACTTCAGCCGCGGCAAACCGAGTCACTTCATCGCACTCGGTGTGCTATTCACCCTCATATTCGTGTTGGTACTGATCGCCGTGGTCAAGCTGGTGCTGCACTTCACCGCCCCATGATCACTCCAGCAACGGCTCGACCGAGAAACCGTAGTTGGTCATACCCGGCTGGTAGAGGGCACTGAACTTGCGAAAATCGAGCCCGTAGCCCGGCACCTGCAATCGCTTCGACAAGACCGCTGCCTGCTCGGCGTCGAGCAGGCTGAACACCGGATCGACACGATCCTTGCCACCGCGCTGCGCGAAATCCTGCCCGCCATGGTAGTCATGCAGCAGCACCATGGCCCAGCCGCCCAGGGTGAAATGTCCGCCCACAAGCGCCGCCAACTGGCCCGAAGCCCGTGCCTGGAGCACCTCCTGGGAGTTGTTCAGCGCGGAAAAATGCAGGTCCTTGCCTGGCTCCCTGCCAAGTTCCTGCGCCGCCCGCATCGCGCCAAACGCCATTTCATCATTTGCGGCCCACACCAACTGCGTATCGGCGTAACGCGGCAACAGCAATAGAGCCTGCTGGTAGGCGCGTTGACGGGCCCACTCGCCGTAGA
The genomic region above belongs to Pseudomonas benzenivorans and contains:
- a CDS encoding DUF2970 domain-containing protein, with protein sequence MADKHEQDEQPLSLWATLQSVLAAAFGVQSSKRRARDFSRGKPSHFIALGVLFTLIFVLVLIAVVKLVLHFTAP